In the genome of Streptococcus mitis, one region contains:
- a CDS encoding endo-alpha-N-acetylgalactosaminidase: MKFKDTDNNVFVGYDQGGWFWEYKTSGSGLWYQGNRVAAPVNGSTNHLTISLKSDGQLNATNNDVKLFDTVTLPSAVNDKLKDEKKIVLKAGTYNSSERTIVNVKTDNQEGVKSDQESTKKEKGDTVDDSNVKYDTIQSTVLKAVIDQAFPRVKEYVLNGNKLSGQVQPINQVVINKHAVTPEVTYKKVNATTAEYEMKLRDEKNLINADMTVRLQVVDNQLHFDVTKIVNHNQVTPGQKIDDERKLLSSISFLGNALVSVSSDQAGAKFDGATMSNNTHVSGDDHIEVTNPMKELAKGYMYGFVSTDKLAAGVWSNSQNSYGGGSYDWTRLTAYKNTIGNANYVEIHSSEWQWEKAHNGVVFPEYTKELPSAKVVITEDANADNKVDWQDGAIAYRSIMNNPQGWEKVKDITAYRIAMNFGSQAQNPFLMTLDGIKKINLHTDGLGQGVLLKGYGSEGHDSGHLNYADIGKRIGGVEDFKTLIAKAKKYGAHLGIHVNASETYPESKYFNESILRKNADGSYSYGWNWLDQGINIDAGYDLAHGRLARWEELKKELGEGLDFIYVDVWGNGQSGDNGAWATHVIAKEINKQGWRFAIEWGHGGEYDSTFQHWAADLTYGGYTNKGINSAITRFIRNHQKDSWVGDYRSYGGAADYPLLGGYSMKDFEGWQGRSDYNGYVTNLFAHDVMTKYFQHFTVSKWEDGKPVTMTDNGSTYKWTPEMKVELVDAANNKVVVTRKSNDVNSPQYRERTVTLNGRVIQDGSAYLTPWNWDANGNKLESDKEKMYYFNTEAGATTWTLPSDWANGKVYLYKLTDQGKTEEKEVAVKDGKITLDLTANQPYVLYRSKQTNPEMSWSEGMHIYDQGFNSESLDHWKISGDASKAEIVKSQGANQMLRIQGNKEKVSLTQKLTGLKPNTKYAVYVGVDNRSNAKASITVNTGEKEVTNYTNKSLALNYVKAYAHNTRRSNATVDNTSYFQNMYAFFTTGSDVSNVTLTLSREAGNEATYFDEIRTFENESNMYGDGHDTATGVFKQDFENVGQGIFPFVIGGIEGVEDNRTHLSEKHGPYTQRDWNGKKVDDVIEGNWSLKTNGLVSRRNLVYQTIPQNFRFEAGKTYRITFDYEAGSDNTYAFVVGKGEFQSGQTSNMEVHELPNTWTDSKKAKRATFLVTGAETGDTWVGIYSTGNASNTRGDSGGNANFRGYNDFIMDRLQIEEIVLTGKMMAENAVKNYLPTVAMTNYTKETMDALKEAVFNLSQADDDISVEEAKAEIAKVNALKDALVMKKTALVADDFASLSAPAQAGEGLANAFDGNVSSLWHTSWGGGDVGKPATMVLKEPTEITGLHYVPRGSGSNGNLRDVTLVVTDETGKEHTFNATNWADNNKPKDINFGKTIKAKKIVLTGTRTYGDGGNQYQSAAELVFTRPQVTEAGLDTTVYEAALAKAQKLTDKSNQEEVASVVASMKFATDNHLLTNRMIKYFADYLDQLKDQTPTPAPEPKPETPTSSKGDQVAPVVETPEFTGGVNGGESAIHEVPEYTEPIGTAGDEVAVKEVPEFTGSVNAVESAVHEVPEYTGVIGTAGDQVAPTVDKPTEDVRILSDKATGVVVAGLSRDLTKDMHLQVQKVRDQSLQGMEFDAYALHLVDKDNHKVQPKGAVLVRLPVSGEVAGVYYTASGESVNFTNGQGTIEFTTSQLGHYAVVYKPVSKQESPSTEEPGAKAQTSSTGEARGEVQTSSTEEVGGKAQTPSTDQFNQKQQDPAVQAFEYQSVDGSKPGMKIEEAKEEMKAKLPETGTSQSDKLFFLASLSLAMSALLLAKRKED; the protein is encoded by the coding sequence ATGAAATTTAAAGACACAGATAACAACGTTTTTGTAGGATATGACCAAGGTGGATGGTTCTGGGAATACAAGACAAGTGGAAGTGGACTTTGGTACCAAGGTAATCGTGTTGCAGCTCCTGTTAATGGCTCAACCAACCACTTGACGATTAGTCTCAAATCAGATGGACAACTGAATGCAACTAATAATGATGTGAAACTTTTTGACACAGTGACCTTGCCATCTGCAGTAAATGACAAATTAAAAGATGAAAAGAAAATTGTTCTTAAAGCTGGAACCTACAATAGTAGTGAAAGAACAATTGTCAATGTCAAAACTGACAACCAAGAAGGAGTTAAAAGCGATCAAGAATCCACTAAAAAAGAAAAGGGCGATACAGTAGATGATAGCAATGTAAAATATGACACTATTCAATCCACAGTATTGAAAGCAGTTATCGACCAAGCCTTCCCACGTGTGAAAGAATATGTTCTAAATGGGAACAAGCTCTCAGGACAAGTGCAACCAATTAATCAAGTGGTGATTAACAAGCACGCTGTGACTCCTGAAGTTACCTATAAAAAGGTTAATGCAACGACTGCTGAATATGAGATGAAACTCCGTGATGAGAAAAATCTCATCAATGCGGATATGACTGTTCGTTTGCAAGTAGTGGATAACCAACTTCACTTTGATGTGACTAAGATTGTCAACCATAACCAGGTAACACCAGGACAGAAGATTGATGATGAACGTAAATTACTTTCTTCAATCAGCTTCCTAGGAAATGCCTTGGTATCTGTTTCCAGTGACCAAGCAGGAGCTAAGTTTGATGGGGCAACCATGTCAAACAATACTCACGTCAGTGGTGATGACCATATCGAAGTAACAAATCCAATGAAAGAATTAGCCAAAGGTTATATGTACGGATTTGTTTCAACAGATAAGCTTGCAGCAGGTGTATGGAGCAACTCACAAAACAGCTACGGTGGTGGTTCTTACGACTGGACACGTTTGACAGCTTACAAGAATACGATTGGCAATGCCAACTATGTGGAAATTCATAGCTCTGAATGGCAATGGGAAAAAGCCCACAATGGAGTTGTCTTCCCAGAATATACAAAGGAACTTCCAAGTGCAAAAGTTGTCATCACTGAAGATGCCAATGCTGATAATAAAGTAGACTGGCAAGATGGTGCGATCGCATACCGTAGCATCATGAACAACCCTCAAGGTTGGGAAAAGGTTAAGGATATCACAGCATATCGTATTGCGATGAACTTTGGTTCTCAAGCACAAAACCCATTCCTTATGACCTTAGATGGTATCAAGAAGATTAACCTCCATACAGATGGTCTTGGTCAAGGTGTACTTCTCAAGGGATACGGAAGTGAAGGACATGACTCTGGACACTTGAACTATGCAGACATCGGTAAACGTATCGGTGGTGTTGAAGACTTTAAGACTCTTATTGCGAAAGCTAAGAAATATGGTGCTCACCTCGGTATCCACGTTAACGCTTCAGAAACCTATCCTGAGTCTAAATATTTTAATGAAAGTATTCTTCGTAAAAATGCAGATGGTAGCTACAGCTACGGTTGGAACTGGCTTGATCAAGGTATCAATATTGATGCTGGTTATGACTTGGCTCATGGGCGTCTAGCTCGTTGGGAAGAGTTGAAGAAAGAGTTGGGTGAAGGTCTAGACTTCATCTACGTCGACGTTTGGGGTAACGGTCAATCAGGTGACAATGGTGCCTGGGCAACTCACGTTATTGCGAAAGAAATTAACAAACAAGGTTGGCGATTTGCTATTGAGTGGGGCCATGGTGGTGAATATGATTCTACCTTCCAACACTGGGCAGCTGACTTGACCTACGGTGGCTATACAAATAAAGGTATTAACAGTGCCATCACTCGCTTTATCCGTAACCACCAAAAAGATTCTTGGGTTGGTGACTACAGAAGTTACGGTGGTGCAGCTGACTATCCACTTCTAGGCGGTTATAGCATGAAGGACTTCGAAGGATGGCAAGGACGTAGTGATTATAACGGTTATGTAACAAACTTGTTTGCTCATGACGTTATGACTAAGTACTTCCAACACTTTACAGTCAGCAAATGGGAAGATGGCAAACCAGTAACCATGACTGACAATGGTAGTACCTATAAATGGACTCCAGAAATGAAAGTCGAATTGGTCGATGCTGCAAATAACAAGGTCGTGGTAACTCGTAAATCCAATGATGTCAACAGTCCACAATATCGTGAACGTACAGTAACGCTCAACGGACGTGTCATCCAAGACGGTTCAGCTTACTTGACTCCTTGGAACTGGGATGCAAATGGTAATAAGCTTGAAAGTGACAAGGAAAAAATGTACTACTTCAATACTGAAGCAGGTGCAACAACTTGGACACTTCCTAGCGACTGGGCAAATGGTAAGGTTTACCTTTATAAACTAACTGACCAAGGTAAGACTGAGGAAAAAGAAGTTGCCGTGAAAGACGGTAAGATTACCCTTGATCTTACTGCAAATCAGCCATATGTTCTCTATCGTTCTAAACAAACAAATCCAGAAATGTCATGGAGTGAAGGAATGCATATCTATGACCAAGGATTTAACAGTGAATCTTTGGATCATTGGAAGATTTCAGGAGATGCTTCCAAGGCTGAAATCGTGAAGTCTCAAGGTGCAAACCAAATGCTCCGCATCCAAGGTAATAAAGAAAAAGTTAGTCTCACTCAAAAATTGACTGGCTTGAAGCCAAATACTAAATACGCAGTCTATGTCGGTGTAGACAACCGTAGTAATGCTAAAGCAAGTATTACTGTTAATACTGGTGAAAAAGAAGTAACCAACTACACTAACAAGTCACTAGCACTTAACTATGTAAAAGCCTATGCTCACAATACTCGTCGAAGCAATGCAACAGTTGATAACACAAGTTACTTCCAAAACATGTATGCATTCTTCACAACAGGTTCAGATGTATCAAATGTAACCTTGACCTTGAGTCGTGAAGCAGGCAATGAAGCAACTTACTTCGATGAAATTCGTACCTTTGAAAATGAATCAAACATGTATGGTGATGGTCACGACACTGCAACAGGTGTCTTTAAACAAGACTTTGAAAATGTCGGCCAAGGTATCTTCCCATTTGTCATCGGTGGTATCGAAGGTGTTGAAGACAACCGTACTCACTTGTCTGAAAAACATGGTCCATACACACAACGTGATTGGAATGGCAAGAAAGTTGATGACGTTATCGAAGGAAATTGGTCACTCAAGACAAATGGTCTCGTAAGTCGTCGAAACTTGGTTTACCAAACAATTCCACAAAACTTCCGCTTTGAAGCAGGCAAGACCTACCGTATTACATTTGACTATGAAGCTGGTTCTGACAACACTTATGCCTTTGTAGTCGGTAAGGGAGAATTCCAATCTGGTCAAACGAGCAATATGGAAGTGCATGAATTGCCAAATACTTGGACAGATTCTAAGAAAGCGAAACGAGCAACCTTCCTTGTGACAGGGGCTGAAACTGGCGATACATGGGTAGGTATCTACTCTACAGGCAATGCAAGTAACACTCGCGGAGACTCTGGTGGTAATGCGAACTTCCGTGGCTACAATGACTTCATCATGGACAGACTTCAAATCGAAGAAATTGTCTTGACAGGTAAGATGATGGCAGAAAATGCTGTCAAGAACTATCTTCCAACTGTTGCTATGACCAACTACACCAAAGAAACAATGGATGCTTTGAAAGAGGCTGTCTTTAACCTTAGTCAAGCAGACGATGATATTAGTGTGGAAGAAGCTAAAGCAGAGATCGCTAAGGTCAATGCTCTTAAAGATGCTTTAGTGATGAAGAAAACAGCTCTAGTGGCGGATGACTTTGCAAGCCTAAGTGCTCCTGCTCAGGCTGGTGAAGGTCTTGCAAATGCCTTTGATGGCAACGTGTCAAGTCTATGGCATACATCATGGGGCGGAGGAGATGTTGGTAAACCAGCTACAATGGTCTTGAAAGAACCGACTGAAATTACTGGTCTCCATTATGTTCCACGTGGTTCTGGTTCAAACGGTAATTTGAGAGATGTGACTCTTGTCGTAACTGATGAAACAGGTAAGGAACATACCTTCAATGCAACAAATTGGGCTGACAATAACAAACCTAAAGATATCAACTTTGGCAAGACGATCAAAGCTAAGAAGATTGTTCTAACAGGAACACGAACTTACGGAGATGGTGGTAATCAATATCAATCAGCTGCAGAATTGGTCTTTACTCGTCCACAAGTGACTGAAGCAGGTCTTGATACTACAGTCTATGAAGCTGCCTTAGCTAAAGCTCAGAAATTGACTGATAAGAGCAATCAAGAAGAAGTAGCAAGTGTTGTTGCCAGCATGAAATTTGCAACAGATAACCATCTCTTAACAAATAGAATGATTAAATACTTTGCAGATTATCTTGATCAATTGAAAGACCAAACACCTACTCCAGCTCCAGAACCGAAACCTGAAACTCCAACATCAAGCAAGGGTGACCAAGTAGCACCAGTCGTTGAAACTCCGGAATTCACAGGTGGTGTAAACGGTGGCGAATCAGCTATCCATGAAGTTCCAGAGTATACAGAACCAATCGGTACAGCAGGAGATGAAGTGGCTGTAAAAGAGGTTCCAGAGTTCACTGGAAGTGTAAATGCGGTAGAATCAGCTGTACATGAAGTTCCAGAGTATACAGGTGTAATAGGAACAGCAGGTGACCAAGTAGCACCTACGGTAGACAAGCCAACTGAGGATGTTCGTATCCTATCAGATAAGGCTACAGGAGTTGTAGTTGCAGGGTTATCAAGAGATTTGACAAAGGATATGCACCTTCAAGTTCAAAAAGTAAGAGACCAAAGTCTACAAGGTATGGAATTTGATGCTTATGCTCTTCATTTGGTAGATAAGGATAATCATAAAGTTCAGCCGAAAGGTGCAGTCCTTGTTAGATTACCGGTTTCTGGTGAAGTGGCCGGGGTATACTATACTGCATCAGGTGAGTCAGTAAACTTTACAAATGGTCAAGGAACAATTGAATTCACAACTAGTCAACTAGGACATTATGCAGTAGTTTATAAACCAGTTTCTAAACAAGAGTCACCATCAACTGAAGAACCTGGAGCTAAGGCGCAGACTTCATCTACTGGGGAAGCAAGAGGTGAGGTACAGACTTCATCAACTGAGGAAGTTGGAGGTAAGGCACAAACTCCATCGACAGATCAATTCAATCAGAAGCAGCAGGATCCAGCAGTACAGGCATTTGAATATCAATCGGTTGATGGCTCTAAACCAGGAATGAAGATAGAAGAAGCAAAAGAAGAAATGAAGGCTAAACTTCCAGAAACTGGTACTAGTCAGTCAGATAAGCTCTTCTTCCTTGCCAGCCTAAGTCTAGCAATGTCTGCTCTACTTCTTGCAAAGAGAAAAGAAGATTAG
- a CDS encoding peptide deformylase gives MEKQIVKDVLFLSQVSQPASQEDLYLARDLQDTLLANRETCVGLAANMIGVQKRVIIFNLGLVPVVMFNPVLKSFSGHYETEEGCLSLVGVRPTKRYETITVSYRDSKWQEQTITLTGFPAQICQHELDHLEGRII, from the coding sequence GTGGAAAAGCAAATTGTGAAGGATGTTTTGTTTTTATCTCAGGTGTCTCAGCCGGCAAGTCAGGAAGATCTGTATCTTGCTAGAGATTTACAGGATACGCTCTTAGCAAATCGTGAGACCTGTGTTGGTCTGGCTGCCAATATGATTGGGGTGCAGAAGCGCGTGATTATCTTTAATCTGGGCTTGGTTCCTGTGGTTATGTTTAATCCTGTTCTCAAGTCTTTTTCAGGACATTATGAGACAGAAGAAGGCTGTTTGTCCTTGGTAGGTGTGAGACCAACTAAGCGTTATGAAACTATAACTGTTTCCTATCGTGACAGCAAATGGCAGGAACAGACCATTACCTTGACAGGCTTCCCAGCTCAGATTTGCCAGCATGAACTGGATCATTTGGAAGGACGAATCATTTAG
- a CDS encoding glutathione-dependent disulfide-bond oxidoreductase: protein MSAYQLPTVWQDEASNQGAFTGLNRPTAGARFEQDLPKGEQPFQLYSLGTPNGVKVTILLEELLEAGFEQAVYDLYKIAIMDGDQFGSDFVKLNPNSKIPALLDQSGTEEVRVFESAHILLYLSEKFGAFLPSNPVEKVEVLNWLFWQAGAAPFLGGGFGHFFNYAPEKLEYPINRFTMEVKRQLDLLDKELAKKPYIAGNDYTIADIAIWSWYGQLVQGKLYQGSAKFLDASSYQNLVNWAEKIANRPAVKRGMEVTYKEIK, encoded by the coding sequence ATGTCAGCTTATCAATTACCGACCGTATGGCAGGATGAAGCTAGTAATCAAGGAGCTTTTACAGGATTAAATAGACCAACAGCAGGTGCCCGTTTCGAACAAGACTTACCAAAAGGAGAACAACCTTTTCAGCTTTATTCACTGGGAACACCAAATGGTGTGAAGGTCACTATCTTATTGGAAGAATTACTAGAAGCTGGTTTTGAGCAAGCGGTTTACGACTTGTATAAGATTGCTATCATGGATGGGGATCAATTCGGTTCCGACTTTGTAAAGCTCAATCCAAATTCAAAGATTCCAGCCTTGTTGGACCAGTCAGGTACTGAAGAAGTAAGAGTCTTTGAGTCTGCTCATATTCTTCTGTACCTTTCTGAGAAATTTGGAGCCTTTTTACCAAGCAATCCTGTGGAAAAGGTAGAAGTTTTGAATTGGCTATTCTGGCAAGCAGGTGCAGCACCTTTTCTAGGTGGAGGATTTGGACATTTCTTTAATTATGCCCCTGAAAAATTGGAATATCCAATTAATCGTTTTACGATGGAAGTGAAACGCCAGTTGGATTTATTAGATAAGGAATTGGCTAAGAAGCCTTATATTGCAGGCAATGACTATACGATTGCAGATATTGCTATCTGGTCTTGGTATGGACAGTTAGTTCAAGGAAAACTTTATCAAGGTTCTGCAAAATTCTTAGATGCCTCAAGTTATCAAAATCTAGTAAACTGGGCAGAAAAAATTGCCAACCGTCCAGCTGTTAAGCGCGGTATGGAAGTAACTTATAAAGAAATTAAGTAG